A region of Anopheles merus strain MAF chromosome 2R, AmerM5.1, whole genome shotgun sequence DNA encodes the following proteins:
- the LOC121590807 gene encoding dynactin subunit 1 isoform X4, which translates to MAERYLKIGQRVELTGKEVRGTIAYVGMTSFAVGKWVGVILDEAKGKNNGSIKGHQYFSCEENYGMFVRPTQLVFIDDAGNPIEDAQTPDEKPRSRLSSAGSVRSLASMPGSTQTFSAKPTASRMSLNRSTSSLGSKTQLTSPGSERASGQSSIPTPVSSIPTMVKPDRNEPLQRSHMSPPESLQTSKRASFVETGFVETLKPQFTPGQSLISPSPAPTPAPGASSTEDRIHILQLQAELEEMRKLNADLGEKLETLKQRRAEDRERLREFDKMKTQYEQLVEFKSKIMDAHSQLQRDLQRAKQEAKDAIEARDLHSEEMAELAENVELITLDKEMAEEKADTLALELETAKERIEELTLDLEILKTEMQEKVGSIGGGGVVGAGDGSAVASTYEFKQLEQQNARLRETLVRLRDLSAHEKHEIQKLEKELETKKSEVTELQRTKEKFSAKIDELEAQLGDLQEQVDAALGAEEMVEQLAEKKMELEDRVKALEEEVAELEALEEVHEQLVESNHELEMDMREELDMAHAAKREAVREKDAALETIVDRDQTILKFRELVQRLNEQCQELRERLNQESSKQQQQQQAKDTALITETIDFKQMFAESKAFTRAIDLQLRQIELTQANEHVRYLTAFMPDVFMARGGDHDAILVILLVSRIVFKSGIIVSQARERFSSVPQMDRAAILSGHEVAQFGFRSRLLHHVHNLQSIMHQFLFSMTGCKADTLLKIGAALPEMLAQEKMVDEIVDLLKANQLDENSSTDNLEKCVTFFNAMYVVLLTGEDLVNETQIVRDCTASIGAACDSIANDSNIIKILIKPGDETSDSGLLLQYILQNVENIRQQLKLVKRRLPQDVAITKCNLSMNTLRNLKRTAEALNKVMSVLFYATRQCLQLVTLDPETETSVPQEKLWEILSNGCEKVYEQDDLGPSQNVRTVLSAASTDMGQLAQYLLDHEYEIISATNAAKPEEKPVAPIILRAQAVKKQLEETKTLTATLENREAEIRQLKLAAKLKQNELSEMQIRKDLAEKKLSVLQQDHETNTTRLQKQYDEVCAKLKQKEKEFEETMDHLQSDIDSLESEKSSLRDKLKSFSSRKVDLKTTTALDISASSPYIAQELSLLKRAFKDERAERLKVQANEYRKILAGLEPLHVPQPKDERIQELEQKITRVKHDLIMSLVKGAEIPATNTVHGSVSKTILDHENQRKQQQTQIRAKAEQLACDVMQEYLSRKPHRAAKGDFASFPSNELTAAFRVNVRV; encoded by the exons ATGGCCGAACGGTATCTGAAAATTGGCCAGCGCGTCGAGCTGACCGGCAAGGAGGTGCGTGGCACGATCGCCTACGTCGGTATGACCTCCTTTGCCGTGGGCAAGTGGGTCGGCGTAATTCTGGATGAGGCGAAAGGCAAGAACAACGGATCGATAAAAGGACATCAGTATTTTTCG TGTGAAGAAAACTATGGCATGTTTGTACGCCCAACCCAGTTGGTGTTTATCGACGACGCTGGTAACCCCATCGAAGATGCACAAACGCCGGACGAAAAGCCACGATCTCGTCTGAGCAG CGCGGGTTCAGTCCGATCACTTGCCTCAATGCCTGGATCGACTCAAACGTTCTCGGCCAAGCCAACAGC CTCGCGGATGTCGCTCAATCGGAGCACGAGCTCGCTCGGTTCCAAGACGCAGCTTACGTCGCCGGGCAGCGAACGGGCATCCGGGCAATCCTCCATTCCGACGCCCGTTTCCTCGATCCCGACGATGGTGAAACCGGACCGCAATGAGCCGCTGCAACGGTCGCACATGAGCCCCCCGGAATCGCTACAAACGTCCAAACGGGCATCGTTCGTGGAGACGGGCTTTGTGGAAACGCTGAAACCGCAGTTCACCCCGGGCCAATCGCTCATCTCACCATCGCCGGCACCGACACCGGCACCGGGAGCGTCCTCTACCGAGGATCGCATTCACATCCTGCAGCTGCAGGCAGAGCTGGAAGAGATGCGCAAGCTAAACGCAGACCTGGGCGAAAAGCTGGAAACGTTGAAGCAGCGCCGCGCGGAAGATCGCGAACGCTTGCGGGAGTTCGACAAGATGAAAACGCAGTACGAGCAGTTGGTGGAGTTTAAGAGCAAAATCATGGACGCCCATTCCCAGCTGCAGCGCGATCTGCAGCGTGCCAAGCAGGAAGCGAAGGACGCGATCGAGGCGCGCGATCTGCACAGCGAAGAGATGGCCGAGCTGGCCGAAAACGTGGAGCTGATCACGCTGGATAAGGAGATGGCGGAGGAGAAGGCGGACACGTTGGCGCTCGAGCTGGAAACGGCCAAGGAGCGCATCGAGGAGCTTACGCTCGATTTGGAAATTTTGAAAACGGAAATGCAGGAGAAGGTCGGCTCTATTGGGGGTGGAGGTGTCGTTGGCGCCGGCGACGGGTCGGCCGTGGCCTCGACGTACGAGTTCAAGCAGCTGGAGCAGCAAAACGCACGGCTGCGGGAAACGCTCGTCCGCTTGCGCGATCTGTCCGCGCACGAAAAGCACGAGATCCAGAAGCTGGAGAAGGAGCTGGAAACGAAAAAATCCGAAGTGACCGAACTGCAGCGCACgaaggaaaagttttccgCCAAAATCGACGAGCTGGAGGCCCAGCTGGGCGATCTGCAGGAGCAGGTGGATGCGGCGCTGGGCGCGGAAGAGATGGTCGAACAGCTCGCCGAAAAGAAGATGGAGCTGGAGGATAGGGTGAAGGCGCTCGAGGAGGAGGTGGCCGAGCTGGAGGCGCTCGAGGAGGTGCACGAGCAGCTGGTCGAAAGCAACCACGAGCTGGAGATGGATATGCGCGAAGAGCTGGACATGGCGCACGCGGCGAAACGGGAAGCGGTGCGCGAAAAGGACGCCGCCCTCGAGACGATTGTCGACCGCGACCAGACGATCCTGAAGTTCCGCGAGCTGGTGCAGCGGCTTAACGAGCAGTGCCAGGAGTTGCGCGAGCGGCTGAACCAGGAGTcgagcaagcagcagcagcagcagcaggccaaGGATACCGCCCTCATCACCGAGACGATCGACTTCAAGCAAATGTTCGCCGAATCGAAGGCGTTTACGCGCGCGATCGATCTGCAGCTGCGCCAGATCGAGCTGACGCAGGCGAACGAGCACGTCCGCTACCTGACCGCGTTCATGCCGGACGTGTTCATGGCACGGGGCGGCGACCACGATGCCATCCTGGTGATACTGCTCGTGTCGCGCATCGTCTTCAAGTCGGGCATCATCGTCAGCCAGGCGCGGGAACGGTTCTCGAGCGTGCCGCAGATGGACCGGGCCGCGATCCTGTCCGGCCACGAGGTGGCCCAGTTTGGGTTCCGGTCGCGCCTGCTACACCACGTGCACAACCTGCAAAGCATCATGCACCAGTTCCTGTTCAGCATGACGGGATGCAAGGCGGACACGCTGCTCAAGATCGGCGCCGCCCTGCCAGAGATGCTTGCGCAGGAAAAGATGGTGGACGAGATCGTCGATCTGCTCAAGGCTAACCAGCTGGACGAAAACTCTTCCACAGACA ATCTGGAAAAGTGTGTCACATTCTTCAACGCCATGTACGTGGTACTGCTAACCGGCGAAGATTTGGTCAACGAAACGCAAATCGTGCGCGACTGCACTGCATCCATCGGTGCGGCCTGCGACTCGATCGCAAACGATTCCAACATTATTAAGATTTTGATTAAG CCCGGCGACGAAACGAGCGATTCCGGCTTACTCCTGCAGTACATTCTGCAAAATGTGGAAAACATAAGACAGCAGCTGAAGCTCGTGAAGCGCCGTCTGCCGCAGGACGTAGCAATAACAAAGTGCAACCTGTCCATGAACACACTGCGCAACCTGAAACGCACCGCCGAAGCACTGAACAAGGTGATGAGCGTGCTGTTCTACGCCACCCGCCAATGTCTGCAGCTGGTGACGCTCGACCCGGAAACGGAGACGTCCGTGCCACAGGAAAAGCTGTGGGAAATCCTGTCCAACGGTTGCGAGAAGGTGTACGAGCAGGATGACCTAGGACCGTCGCAGAACGTGCGCACCGTGCTGAGCGCGGCCAGCACCGACATGGGCCAGCTCGCCCAGTATCTGCTCGATCACGAGTACGAAATCATCTCGGCAACGAACGCCGCCAAGCCGGAGGAGAAACCGGTCGCGCCGATCATACTGCGGGCGCAGGCCGTTAAGAAGCAGCTGGAGGAAACGAAAACGCTGACGGCAACGCTCGAGAACCGGGAGGCCGAGATACGGCAGCTGAAGCTGGCCGCGAAGCTGAAGCAGAACGAGCTGTCCGAGATGCAGATACGGAAAGATTTGGCCGAGAAGAAGCTGTCGGTGCTGCAGCAGGACCACGAGACGAACACGACGCGCCTTCAGAAGCAGTACGATGAAGTGTGCGCCAAGCTGAAACA GAAGGAGAAAGAGTTCGAGGAAACGATGGACCACCTGCAGAGCGATATCGATTCGCTGGAAAGTGAAAAGAGCAGCTTGCGCGACAAGCTGAAATCGTTCAGCTCGCGCAAGGTTGATCTCAAGACGACGACGGCGCTCGACATCTCGGCCAGCTCGCCCTACATCGCTCAGGAGCTGTCGCTGTTGAAGCGCGCCTTCAAGGATGAGCGGGCCGAGCGGCTCAAGGTGCAGGCAAATGAGTACCGCAAGATCCTGGCCGGGTTGGAGCCGCTGCACGTGCCGCAGCCGAAGGATGAGCGCATCCAGGAGCTGGAGCAGAAGATAACGCGCGTCAAGCACGATCTAATCATGTCGCTGGTGAAGGGTGCCGAAATACCGGCCACCAACACCGTGCACGGTAGCGTCTCGAAGACGATCCTGGACCACGAGAACCAgcgcaagcagcagcaaacgcagATACGGGCCAAGGCGGAACAGCTGGCGTGCGATGTGATGCAGGAATATCTCAGCAGGAAACCGCACCGGGCGGCCAAGGGTGATTTCGCCTCCTTCCCCTCAAACGAACTGACCGCCGCGTTTCGCGTGAACGTCAGGGTGTAG
- the LOC121590807 gene encoding dynactin subunit 1 isoform X1: MAERYLKIGQRVELTGKEVRGTIAYVGMTSFAVGKWVGVILDEAKGKNNGSIKGHQYFSCEENYGMFVRPTQLVFIDDAGNPIEDAQTPDEKPRSRLSSAKRATGRVTAGSVRSLASMPGSTQTFSAKPTAVRRKSPVKQPQTKRASMTMTLSTSSSRMSLNRSTSSLGSKTQLTSPGSERASGQSSIPTPVSSIPTMVKPDRNEPLQRSHMSPPESLQTSKRASFVETGFVETLKPQFTPGQSLISPSPAPTPAPGASSTEDRIHILQLQAELEEMRKLNADLGEKLETLKQRRAEDRERLREFDKMKTQYEQLVEFKSKIMDAHSQLQRDLQRAKQEAKDAIEARDLHSEEMAELAENVELITLDKEMAEEKADTLALELETAKERIEELTLDLEILKTEMQEKVGSIGGGGVVGAGDGSAVASTYEFKQLEQQNARLRETLVRLRDLSAHEKHEIQKLEKELETKKSEVTELQRTKEKFSAKIDELEAQLGDLQEQVDAALGAEEMVEQLAEKKMELEDRVKALEEEVAELEALEEVHEQLVESNHELEMDMREELDMAHAAKREAVREKDAALETIVDRDQTILKFRELVQRLNEQCQELRERLNQESSKQQQQQQAKDTALITETIDFKQMFAESKAFTRAIDLQLRQIELTQANEHVRYLTAFMPDVFMARGGDHDAILVILLVSRIVFKSGIIVSQARERFSSVPQMDRAAILSGHEVAQFGFRSRLLHHVHNLQSIMHQFLFSMTGCKADTLLKIGAALPEMLAQEKMVDEIVDLLKANQLDENSSTDNLEKCVTFFNAMYVVLLTGEDLVNETQIVRDCTASIGAACDSIANDSNIIKILIKPGDETSDSGLLLQYILQNVENIRQQLKLVKRRLPQDVAITKCNLSMNTLRNLKRTAEALNKVMSVLFYATRQCLQLVTLDPETETSVPQEKLWEILSNGCEKVYEQDDLGPSQNVRTVLSAASTDMGQLAQYLLDHEYEIISATNAAKPEEKPVAPIILRAQAVKKQLEETKTLTATLENREAEIRQLKLAAKLKQNELSEMQIRKDLAEKKLSVLQQDHETNTTRLQKQYDEVCAKLKQKEKEFEETMDHLQSDIDSLESEKSSLRDKLKSFSSRKVDLKTTTALDISASSPYIAQELSLLKRAFKDERAERLKVQANEYRKILAGLEPLHVPQPKDERIQELEQKITRVKHDLIMSLVKGAEIPATNTVHGSVSKTILDHENQRKQQQTQIRAKAEQLACDVMQEYLSRKPHRAAKGDFASFPSNELTAAFRVNVRV, encoded by the exons ATGGCCGAACGGTATCTGAAAATTGGCCAGCGCGTCGAGCTGACCGGCAAGGAGGTGCGTGGCACGATCGCCTACGTCGGTATGACCTCCTTTGCCGTGGGCAAGTGGGTCGGCGTAATTCTGGATGAGGCGAAAGGCAAGAACAACGGATCGATAAAAGGACATCAGTATTTTTCG TGTGAAGAAAACTATGGCATGTTTGTACGCCCAACCCAGTTGGTGTTTATCGACGACGCTGGTAACCCCATCGAAGATGCACAAACGCCGGACGAAAAGCCACGATCTCGTCTGAGCAG TGCTAAGCGTGCAACTGGCAGAGTAAC CGCGGGTTCAGTCCGATCACTTGCCTCAATGCCTGGATCGACTCAAACGTTCTCGGCCAAGCCAACAGC GGTGCGCCGGAAGTCACCGGTTAAGCAGCCGCAAACGAAGCGCGCCTCCATGACAATGACACTGTCAACATCCAG CTCGCGGATGTCGCTCAATCGGAGCACGAGCTCGCTCGGTTCCAAGACGCAGCTTACGTCGCCGGGCAGCGAACGGGCATCCGGGCAATCCTCCATTCCGACGCCCGTTTCCTCGATCCCGACGATGGTGAAACCGGACCGCAATGAGCCGCTGCAACGGTCGCACATGAGCCCCCCGGAATCGCTACAAACGTCCAAACGGGCATCGTTCGTGGAGACGGGCTTTGTGGAAACGCTGAAACCGCAGTTCACCCCGGGCCAATCGCTCATCTCACCATCGCCGGCACCGACACCGGCACCGGGAGCGTCCTCTACCGAGGATCGCATTCACATCCTGCAGCTGCAGGCAGAGCTGGAAGAGATGCGCAAGCTAAACGCAGACCTGGGCGAAAAGCTGGAAACGTTGAAGCAGCGCCGCGCGGAAGATCGCGAACGCTTGCGGGAGTTCGACAAGATGAAAACGCAGTACGAGCAGTTGGTGGAGTTTAAGAGCAAAATCATGGACGCCCATTCCCAGCTGCAGCGCGATCTGCAGCGTGCCAAGCAGGAAGCGAAGGACGCGATCGAGGCGCGCGATCTGCACAGCGAAGAGATGGCCGAGCTGGCCGAAAACGTGGAGCTGATCACGCTGGATAAGGAGATGGCGGAGGAGAAGGCGGACACGTTGGCGCTCGAGCTGGAAACGGCCAAGGAGCGCATCGAGGAGCTTACGCTCGATTTGGAAATTTTGAAAACGGAAATGCAGGAGAAGGTCGGCTCTATTGGGGGTGGAGGTGTCGTTGGCGCCGGCGACGGGTCGGCCGTGGCCTCGACGTACGAGTTCAAGCAGCTGGAGCAGCAAAACGCACGGCTGCGGGAAACGCTCGTCCGCTTGCGCGATCTGTCCGCGCACGAAAAGCACGAGATCCAGAAGCTGGAGAAGGAGCTGGAAACGAAAAAATCCGAAGTGACCGAACTGCAGCGCACgaaggaaaagttttccgCCAAAATCGACGAGCTGGAGGCCCAGCTGGGCGATCTGCAGGAGCAGGTGGATGCGGCGCTGGGCGCGGAAGAGATGGTCGAACAGCTCGCCGAAAAGAAGATGGAGCTGGAGGATAGGGTGAAGGCGCTCGAGGAGGAGGTGGCCGAGCTGGAGGCGCTCGAGGAGGTGCACGAGCAGCTGGTCGAAAGCAACCACGAGCTGGAGATGGATATGCGCGAAGAGCTGGACATGGCGCACGCGGCGAAACGGGAAGCGGTGCGCGAAAAGGACGCCGCCCTCGAGACGATTGTCGACCGCGACCAGACGATCCTGAAGTTCCGCGAGCTGGTGCAGCGGCTTAACGAGCAGTGCCAGGAGTTGCGCGAGCGGCTGAACCAGGAGTcgagcaagcagcagcagcagcagcaggccaaGGATACCGCCCTCATCACCGAGACGATCGACTTCAAGCAAATGTTCGCCGAATCGAAGGCGTTTACGCGCGCGATCGATCTGCAGCTGCGCCAGATCGAGCTGACGCAGGCGAACGAGCACGTCCGCTACCTGACCGCGTTCATGCCGGACGTGTTCATGGCACGGGGCGGCGACCACGATGCCATCCTGGTGATACTGCTCGTGTCGCGCATCGTCTTCAAGTCGGGCATCATCGTCAGCCAGGCGCGGGAACGGTTCTCGAGCGTGCCGCAGATGGACCGGGCCGCGATCCTGTCCGGCCACGAGGTGGCCCAGTTTGGGTTCCGGTCGCGCCTGCTACACCACGTGCACAACCTGCAAAGCATCATGCACCAGTTCCTGTTCAGCATGACGGGATGCAAGGCGGACACGCTGCTCAAGATCGGCGCCGCCCTGCCAGAGATGCTTGCGCAGGAAAAGATGGTGGACGAGATCGTCGATCTGCTCAAGGCTAACCAGCTGGACGAAAACTCTTCCACAGACA ATCTGGAAAAGTGTGTCACATTCTTCAACGCCATGTACGTGGTACTGCTAACCGGCGAAGATTTGGTCAACGAAACGCAAATCGTGCGCGACTGCACTGCATCCATCGGTGCGGCCTGCGACTCGATCGCAAACGATTCCAACATTATTAAGATTTTGATTAAG CCCGGCGACGAAACGAGCGATTCCGGCTTACTCCTGCAGTACATTCTGCAAAATGTGGAAAACATAAGACAGCAGCTGAAGCTCGTGAAGCGCCGTCTGCCGCAGGACGTAGCAATAACAAAGTGCAACCTGTCCATGAACACACTGCGCAACCTGAAACGCACCGCCGAAGCACTGAACAAGGTGATGAGCGTGCTGTTCTACGCCACCCGCCAATGTCTGCAGCTGGTGACGCTCGACCCGGAAACGGAGACGTCCGTGCCACAGGAAAAGCTGTGGGAAATCCTGTCCAACGGTTGCGAGAAGGTGTACGAGCAGGATGACCTAGGACCGTCGCAGAACGTGCGCACCGTGCTGAGCGCGGCCAGCACCGACATGGGCCAGCTCGCCCAGTATCTGCTCGATCACGAGTACGAAATCATCTCGGCAACGAACGCCGCCAAGCCGGAGGAGAAACCGGTCGCGCCGATCATACTGCGGGCGCAGGCCGTTAAGAAGCAGCTGGAGGAAACGAAAACGCTGACGGCAACGCTCGAGAACCGGGAGGCCGAGATACGGCAGCTGAAGCTGGCCGCGAAGCTGAAGCAGAACGAGCTGTCCGAGATGCAGATACGGAAAGATTTGGCCGAGAAGAAGCTGTCGGTGCTGCAGCAGGACCACGAGACGAACACGACGCGCCTTCAGAAGCAGTACGATGAAGTGTGCGCCAAGCTGAAACA GAAGGAGAAAGAGTTCGAGGAAACGATGGACCACCTGCAGAGCGATATCGATTCGCTGGAAAGTGAAAAGAGCAGCTTGCGCGACAAGCTGAAATCGTTCAGCTCGCGCAAGGTTGATCTCAAGACGACGACGGCGCTCGACATCTCGGCCAGCTCGCCCTACATCGCTCAGGAGCTGTCGCTGTTGAAGCGCGCCTTCAAGGATGAGCGGGCCGAGCGGCTCAAGGTGCAGGCAAATGAGTACCGCAAGATCCTGGCCGGGTTGGAGCCGCTGCACGTGCCGCAGCCGAAGGATGAGCGCATCCAGGAGCTGGAGCAGAAGATAACGCGCGTCAAGCACGATCTAATCATGTCGCTGGTGAAGGGTGCCGAAATACCGGCCACCAACACCGTGCACGGTAGCGTCTCGAAGACGATCCTGGACCACGAGAACCAgcgcaagcagcagcaaacgcagATACGGGCCAAGGCGGAACAGCTGGCGTGCGATGTGATGCAGGAATATCTCAGCAGGAAACCGCACCGGGCGGCCAAGGGTGATTTCGCCTCCTTCCCCTCAAACGAACTGACCGCCGCGTTTCGCGTGAACGTCAGGGTGTAG